One Vampirovibrio chlorellavorus genomic window carries:
- a CDS encoding YibE/F family protein, with protein MPGVKIKKWWAVGLKGSLVLGCLVLGWMVLSGDNRVLAKAVLRLSPVKAAQPSPESPAPPKAAGPTEGQVYGLVLKVEPASQSHASKPLGRPMAESQEALQRVTIRLEGSLKTLGLQSDIIQVENVLGENPFYNIRLKPGAQVLLQAEKEVKTGQWHFNIANHNRTPALMILMTLTIMAILLLGGVEVAKHALLVTLMLIGCYKALFPAVLAGEHSPWWIFLMCGMFTILATFIYQQPGQKAFSREQCVVMLGTTGGLLILAAILWAMGEITPLSGYSSELLASLWYRSPQMDYWAFFMAGMLFAYQGFLFYLCWTLAQNRKESEPVSFQKRFGIVMLRGRRLMGPLISCLGLLFLGLFMPILLQMQGTPTAQFVNLESTASMMTFAFAGALTLILTVPLTALIAAWLLADAPATDAA; from the coding sequence GTGCCGGGAGTAAAAATCAAAAAATGGTGGGCCGTTGGCCTGAAGGGCAGCCTCGTTCTCGGTTGTCTGGTGCTGGGCTGGATGGTGCTATCCGGGGATAACCGTGTCCTTGCCAAAGCCGTACTGCGGTTGTCTCCGGTCAAGGCGGCCCAGCCGTCGCCCGAGTCGCCCGCCCCGCCCAAGGCGGCTGGCCCAACCGAAGGTCAGGTTTACGGTCTGGTACTCAAGGTAGAGCCCGCGTCTCAAAGCCATGCATCAAAGCCACTGGGGCGACCGATGGCTGAGTCTCAGGAAGCGCTGCAACGGGTTACCATTCGGCTGGAAGGGAGTCTCAAAACCCTGGGCCTGCAAAGTGACATTATTCAGGTGGAAAACGTGCTGGGAGAAAATCCGTTTTACAACATTCGCCTGAAACCAGGGGCTCAAGTCCTGCTTCAGGCCGAAAAAGAGGTCAAGACCGGCCAGTGGCATTTCAACATCGCCAATCACAACCGAACACCCGCCCTGATGATTTTGATGACTCTCACCATCATGGCCATTTTATTGCTGGGTGGTGTGGAAGTGGCCAAGCATGCTCTATTGGTGACTTTAATGCTCATTGGGTGCTATAAAGCGCTCTTTCCGGCGGTGTTGGCCGGGGAGCATAGCCCTTGGTGGATCTTCCTGATGTGCGGCATGTTCACCATCCTGGCCACGTTTATTTATCAGCAACCCGGTCAAAAGGCGTTTAGCCGGGAGCAATGCGTGGTGATGCTGGGCACCACCGGGGGCTTATTGATACTGGCCGCCATTTTGTGGGCTATGGGAGAAATCACCCCGTTGAGCGGTTATTCCAGTGAGCTGTTGGCCAGCTTGTGGTATCGATCCCCCCAAATGGATTACTGGGCCTTTTTCATGGCCGGAATGCTCTTTGCCTATCAGGGATTTCTGTTCTACCTGTGCTGGACGCTGGCCCAAAACCGCAAGGAGAGTGAACCGGTGAGTTTTCAGAAACGCTTTGGCATTGTCATGTTGCGGGGACGGCGCTTGATGGGGCCGTTGATCTCCTGTTTGGGCCTGCTGTTTTTGGGCCTGTTTATGCCCATCCTCTTGCAAATGCAGGGTACGCCCACCGCCCAGTTCGTCAATCTGGAAAGCACTGCTTCCATGATGACCTTTGCCTTTGCCGGAGCCCTGACTCTGATACTGACGGTGCCGTTAACCGCCTTGATCGCAGCCTGGCTTTTGGCGGATGCACCGGCCACGGACGCCGCGTAA
- the ruvB gene encoding Holliday junction branch migration DNA helicase RuvB, translating to MSGSGTVSAEQVQAAVRQALGDKAPLGERPGLLKDTETAYDHRLESTIRPKTLGDYIGQSALKDSIQIGLDAAKSREEALDHLLLYGPPGLGKTTLAMVIAQEMGAEIHITSAPALERPRDILGILMSMKPGSVLFIDEIHRLNKVAEEILYPAMEDFALDRTIGKGEGTKILRVPLPRFTLIGATTKAGSLSGPLRDRFGLIYRLNFYSEQELSEIVLRSARILSIEASPDGALAIASRSRGTPRIANRLLRRVRDFMAVKKAGETVINQPIAHEALDLFDIDPIGLDPTDRQLLKLIIENFSGGPVGLDTLASTLGEDPRTLEDVYEPYLLQTGLINRTPRGRTVTGNAYRHLGYRVPAGFAEQARLELESP from the coding sequence ATGTCTGGCAGCGGAACCGTCTCTGCCGAGCAGGTGCAGGCTGCCGTTCGTCAGGCCTTGGGGGACAAGGCGCCTTTGGGAGAGCGTCCCGGTTTGCTGAAGGACACCGAAACGGCTTACGACCACCGGCTGGAAAGCACCATTCGGCCCAAAACCCTGGGCGATTACATTGGGCAATCCGCCCTGAAGGACAGCATCCAAATCGGGCTGGATGCGGCCAAAAGCCGTGAGGAGGCGCTGGATCACCTGTTGCTGTATGGTCCGCCCGGACTGGGAAAAACCACGCTGGCCATGGTCATTGCCCAGGAAATGGGCGCGGAAATCCATATCACCTCCGCCCCGGCTCTGGAGCGGCCTCGGGACATTTTAGGCATTCTGATGAGCATGAAGCCGGGCAGTGTCTTGTTTATCGATGAGATTCATCGGTTAAACAAAGTGGCTGAGGAGATTCTGTACCCGGCCATGGAGGATTTCGCCCTGGATCGCACCATTGGTAAGGGAGAAGGGACTAAAATCCTGCGGGTGCCCTTGCCCCGCTTCACCCTGATTGGGGCCACCACCAAGGCGGGCTCTCTATCCGGCCCCTTGCGGGATCGCTTTGGCCTGATTTATCGCCTCAACTTTTACAGCGAGCAGGAATTGTCGGAGATCGTGCTGCGCTCGGCCCGCATTTTGAGTATTGAGGCCAGCCCGGACGGGGCCTTGGCCATTGCCAGCCGCTCCCGGGGGACGCCGCGCATTGCCAACCGCTTACTACGCCGGGTGCGGGATTTTATGGCCGTTAAAAAAGCCGGGGAAACCGTGATCAACCAGCCCATTGCCCATGAGGCTCTGGATTTGTTTGACATTGATCCGATTGGACTGGACCCCACCGATCGACAACTGTTGAAGCTGATCATCGAAAATTTTTCCGGCGGGCCAGTAGGGTTGGACACCTTGGCCTCCACGCTGGGGGAAGATCCCCGCACTTTGGAGGATGTCTATGAGCCCTACCTGCTACAGACCGGGCTAATCAACCGAACCCCCCGAGGGCGGACGGTGACAGGCAATGCCTACCGGCATCTGGGGTACCGTGTGCCTGCCGGGTTTGCCGAGCAGGCCCGGTTGGAGCTGGAGTCGCCCTAG
- a CDS encoding cysteine desulfurase family protein: protein MNNTQPARIYLDHAATTPVDPAVLEAMLPFLQGQFGNPSSLHFWGREARKALQQARESVSKALTCQPSEIIFTSGATEANNLALMGVTEALAQGRHIITTQIEHAAVQAPCHWLEAHGWDVTWLPVDAQGFVSVESVIEALRPETVLVSIIHGNNEIGTLQDIQAIGAALNAQPKFQKVLLHVDAVQTVGKLPLDLSTLPVDYLSLSGHKLYGPKGVGALFVRDGAPLPAAQIRGGGQEGDVRSGTENLAAIVGLAKALEITQARMTDDLPHLRALQKGLIEAIRTTVPEAMLNGPEDLHARVPGNVHFSFPGVEGEAMVLHLDLKGIAVSSGSACHSAVIEPSRIVKALGKSDSLAKGTVRFSLGRGSALQDIKRVVEILPTVYQRLCRAGKGPTKA, encoded by the coding sequence ATGAATAACACCCAGCCCGCTCGCATTTATCTGGATCACGCCGCCACCACCCCGGTGGACCCTGCGGTGCTGGAGGCCATGCTGCCTTTTTTGCAAGGTCAGTTTGGCAATCCCTCCAGTTTGCACTTTTGGGGACGTGAAGCCCGAAAGGCCTTGCAGCAGGCAAGAGAGAGTGTATCCAAGGCCCTGACTTGCCAGCCTTCGGAAATTATTTTTACCAGCGGGGCCACTGAGGCCAATAATCTGGCCCTGATGGGGGTGACGGAAGCGCTGGCGCAGGGACGGCACATTATTACCACCCAAATTGAACATGCCGCGGTGCAAGCGCCTTGCCACTGGCTGGAAGCCCACGGCTGGGATGTGACCTGGCTGCCGGTGGACGCGCAGGGCTTTGTGTCGGTGGAGTCGGTGATAGAGGCCCTACGGCCCGAGACGGTGCTGGTGTCCATCATTCACGGGAACAATGAGATTGGCACCCTTCAGGATATTCAGGCCATTGGGGCAGCCCTGAACGCTCAACCCAAGTTCCAAAAAGTCTTGCTGCACGTGGATGCGGTGCAAACGGTGGGCAAACTGCCCTTGGACTTATCGACCTTGCCGGTGGATTACCTCAGTTTGTCCGGGCATAAACTCTATGGCCCCAAGGGGGTTGGCGCTTTGTTTGTGCGAGACGGGGCCCCGTTACCGGCGGCCCAGATCCGGGGGGGCGGGCAGGAAGGTGATGTGCGCTCCGGCACGGAAAATTTGGCGGCTATTGTGGGACTGGCCAAAGCGCTGGAAATTACTCAGGCACGCATGACCGACGATTTACCACACCTGAGGGCTTTGCAAAAAGGCCTGATCGAGGCCATCCGAACAACCGTTCCCGAGGCGATGCTGAATGGCCCGGAGGATCTGCATGCCCGGGTGCCCGGCAATGTGCATTTCTCCTTTCCCGGGGTGGAAGGAGAGGCCATGGTGCTGCATCTGGACTTAAAGGGCATCGCCGTCTCCAGTGGATCGGCCTGCCACAGCGCGGTGATTGAACCCTCCCGGATTGTGAAGGCGCTGGGAAAATCTGACAGTCTGGCCAAAGGGACGGTGCGCTTTTCGCTGGGGCGTGGCAGCGCTTTGCAGGATATTAAGCGGGTGGTGGAGATCCTGCCCACCGTTTACCAGCGCCTCTGCCGGGCGGGAAAAGGCCCCACAAAAGCCTGA
- a CDS encoding carbamate kinase has product MESVLIAIGGNALYNKQSGDNLNPRMVQAVCQKIVQVYQSGYLPVITFGNGPQVGNLLDMAETSARLFENPVTLDTCVSWTQGEIGYWLTRELNRQLLSQGIETPIMAVNTLVEVDPADPAFQKPTKPVGRFISADEAQRLYDERGWIIGPDANRGYRRMVPSPRPLRILEADPIQALIAQQAIVLCCGGGGIPVYRKEGVLQGIEAVIDKDFTSCLLAKTLKIENLIICTEVENVYLNFGQPNQQTLGRLSLDEAERYFAEGHFGAGSMGPKVAAMIDYVKHGGKRAFITSLEKTVEALAGQAGTEIHAGI; this is encoded by the coding sequence ATGGAATCGGTCTTAATCGCCATTGGGGGAAACGCCCTTTACAACAAGCAAAGCGGGGATAACCTCAACCCCAGAATGGTGCAAGCGGTTTGCCAAAAAATCGTGCAGGTTTACCAAAGCGGCTACTTGCCGGTCATCACCTTTGGCAACGGCCCTCAAGTGGGCAACCTGCTGGATATGGCCGAAACTTCCGCCCGGCTGTTTGAGAACCCGGTCACCCTGGACACTTGCGTCTCCTGGACGCAGGGGGAGATTGGCTACTGGCTGACCCGGGAACTGAACCGCCAACTGTTGTCTCAAGGCATCGAAACGCCCATTATGGCCGTGAATACGTTGGTGGAAGTCGATCCCGCCGATCCGGCCTTTCAGAAGCCCACCAAGCCGGTGGGTCGCTTCATCAGCGCCGATGAAGCCCAGCGTCTCTATGATGAACGGGGCTGGATCATTGGCCCGGACGCCAACCGGGGCTATCGGCGTATGGTTCCCTCACCCCGGCCCTTACGCATTCTGGAAGCTGACCCCATTCAGGCCCTGATTGCCCAGCAGGCCATTGTTCTCTGTTGCGGCGGCGGGGGGATTCCGGTGTACCGGAAAGAGGGTGTTCTGCAAGGCATCGAGGCGGTCATCGACAAGGACTTCACCTCCTGCCTGCTGGCCAAGACCCTGAAAATCGAGAATCTGATCATCTGCACCGAGGTGGAAAACGTCTACCTGAACTTCGGGCAACCCAATCAGCAGACTCTGGGCCGCTTATCGCTGGATGAAGCGGAACGCTACTTTGCGGAGGGGCACTTTGGGGCGGGCAGCATGGGACCTAAAGTGGCGGCCATGATTGACTACGTCAAACACGGCGGAAAGCGGGCCTTTATCACCAGTCTGGAAAAAACCGTGGAAGCCTTGGCTGGACAGGCGGGCACTGAAATTCACGCGGGCATTTAA